The DNA sequence GAGCAGGAAGCCCACCGAGCCCGCGATCTGGAAGGCGCCGAAGATCCCGTCACCCGCCCGCCGCGCCACCTCACTCGTGAGCAGCAGGTTCGGCGCGAACATCAGCGCGCTCAACACCCCGCTCAGCACCATCAGCAGCGGCAGCATCCCGAACGGCACCCGCGCGTACATCGCGAACACCACCCCGAACAGCACGTTGCTGATCACCAGCGGCCGGTACCAGCCCACCCGGTCGGCCAGCCGTCCCGCCGGCCAGCACAGCAGCGCGAAGGGCACCATGAACAGTGCCATCAGCAGGCCACGCTGCGACCCGGTGGCGTGGTGCACGTCGCCCAGGAAGAGCGTGAACGTGCTCACGAACACCCCGATCACGAAGCGATCCATGAACGCATATGCCAGCGGCACCCACGCCAGCTGGATCTGCGTGTTCCACTCGTAGCGCCGGCTCGGCTGCCGCACCTGCTCGTCCCGCGGCAGCGAGATCCCCAGCGAGATCAGCGCCGCGAGGACGAAGATCACGGCGCCCACCAGGTACACCAGCATCGGGTCGCGGTCCACCAGGCGTCCACCGAGCGGCGAGCCGATCGCCACGCCGAACATGAGGCTCGAGCCAAGCAGCCCGAGCGACCCGCCGCGCCGCGGTCCCGCGAGGCGGTTCGCCGCCACCATCAGCAGCGTGATCGCGGGCAGGTGCAGCGCACCGTCCAGCACGCGCAGCGCGAACAGCGTGGTGAGGTCCGGCGCCGCGCGCATGCCGAGGAAGACCAGCGCATCGAGGCCCAGCAGCGCGGCCACCCACGCGCGCACCGATCCCGCCCGGCGCTGCCAGCGCATCACCAGCGGCACGGCGATGATCCCGCTGACCATGTTCACCGTCATGAAGGCGTGCGCCGCCGAGGCGTTGCCGCCGTGCGTCACCTGCACCAGCTCCTTCAGGCCCGGCACGAGGAGCGTGACGGGAATCAGGGTCAGGATGGTGGCGAGCGCGATCAGGAGCCGTGGCATCGCCGGAAAACTAAGGGATCACTCGACCAGGCATGGCAGCGTGCGCCAGGCGGCCGCCGACCAGTCGGCGCGGGCGGAGTCGATCACGCGTTCGTCCACCGGGCCGCCGAGGAGCGCCAGGCGCAGGGTCCGCGCCTCCGGGGTGAGCGCGGTGGTGTCGGCGGCCCGGGCCCAGCGGCGGAGTGACCGGTCCACGCGCGGCTCGATGAAGCCGGCCGCCACCGCGCGCGCGGTCTCCCGCATCGGGGCCAGCTGGAGCCGGGCCACCGGCGAACAGGCCACGGCCTTCGACTCCGGCACCATGCCCTGCAGGGTCCAGCGCCGGGCGCGCAGCGAGTCGGCGAACGGCATCGGCGTGAACCAGGCCGCCCTCGCGATCATCCCCAGGTCCGGCTCGCGCTCGGCCTCGCTGCGGGGCGTGACTGCCGTGCGGGCAGCCAGCATCGGCATCACGTCGAACAGTGCCGACAGCGCCGCCGCGTGGTCCGCGAACGCCACCGGACCCGCCGCCGACGCGTATCCGCGCACCCAGCTGTCCTGCACGGCGCTGAGCGCCCCGCTCACCCGGCCCTTCCGCGCCAGCGCCGACGCCAGGAACCAGTCGGCGCCCCGGGCCAGCAGTTCGGCCGGCCGGCGCGCCTCCTGCAGGTAGGCGTTGGTGGTGCTGCCCGCTGGCACGAACTCGGCCAGCCGCGCCAGCGGGGCCGCAATCGGCTGCGACCGCGCGCCGCGCCAGGCGTTGTCCGTGGCGTAGGTGCCCTGCCGGTTGGCGTAGTCGCGCGCCGACTGCCAGTCCAGGTCGTGCATCAGCTCATGCCCCACCGCGCCGAACCCGGTCGCCAGCGGCAGCGTCAGGGTGCGCGTGCGCGGGTCGTGCACGGCGAGCGCGCCGCTCAGCACCTGGTCACCGATGCGGACGTTGAGCCCGGCGAAACTCGCGCGGGGAAACACCTCGCGCAGGGCATCCACCGCCGCGGCGAACTCGCGCGCGTAATACGGACGCCACGCCGCCGGCACGTCGCGCCCGAACGTGAGCGAGGCGAGGCCAAGCCGCAGCGCCACCTGGTCCGGGCGCGGTGCGACGGCGCCGGGATGGAACGGCTGCTCCTGCGCCAGCGTCCGCATCCCCTGCGACGCGAGCAGCGCCGCCGCCGATGCGATCGGCGCCAGCGACGTGTCGCCACTCACGTCGGCCAGCGTCATCACCACCGTCTCCTCGTTCGTCGCACCGAGCAGCATGCGCGTGACGCGCGGCTGTTCGGTGGCGCGACGATCGACCGCCACCAGGCGTGCATCGAGCACCGACAGCCGCACCTGCGACTGCACCGGGCGCGTGCGCACGCTGATCAGCATCGAGAGCGCGCGCGACGCCGAGGGGGCGAGTGGTGGGCTCGACGCCAGTGACGGCAGCGCGACGCGCGTGCGCAGCGCCCCGTCGATCGCGGCGAGCACGGCCGGCAACCGGGCCGCGACACGGCGCGCGTTCGGTGCCGTTTCGGCGAGCAGCGGGCGCTCCACGCTGAAGCGCCGCTCGCCGCGCCAGTTGGCCACCACCTGCAGCAGGTCACCATCGCCGCGCGAGGCGGCGGTGATCGCACGCTCGACGTCGCGCCGCGCACGCGCGCGGTCGAACGAGAGCAGCGCCGCGGCGTCGATGAGTGGCACGGCGCCCGGGCGCAGCCACCCGCGCGCACTGGCCTGGGCCGCGGCAATGCGGATGGCATCGAGCGTCATCGGCACCGCCCCGTCGTGCAGGACCAGGCTGTCCACCACGCGCAGAAGGGCGCGACCGGCACCACTGTCGCTCGGCATCGCGATGTCGAGCGCGTCGGCGCGCGGACGCATGGCGGCGCCGTTCGACGCCAGCCGCGCGAGGATCGCGTGGGCCACCCGCGGCCGCCAGGCCGCTGGCAGGCGCGGCTCGCTGCGTGCCAGGTCCACCAGGCGGAACGGACTCCCCAGCCCCAGCTCGGCCCGGGCGAGGTAGCCGAGCGCGATGGCCGCGTGGAACGCCACCCGCTGGCCGGGTCGATCGCGGACCGCGCGGCTGAGCGAGTCATCCAGCCGCGCGCCATCCGCCAGCGCCGCGCGCACGGACCGGCGGGCATCGGCGCGGTCGGTGAGCGTGATCCCGGTCACCGTCAGCGCGACGAGCCCGGCTCCGAGCAGGAGCGCCCGGTGCAGGGTGGTCAGGCGCGACGACAGGCGGTTCAGCACGGGGAGCACCCTGGGGTGGAGGTGACTGCGGTGGAGACGACAGAACGCGCCGGAAGTGCACATCCGA is a window from the Gemmatimonadaceae bacterium genome containing:
- a CDS encoding MFS transporter — its product is MPRLLIALATILTLIPVTLLVPGLKELVQVTHGGNASAAHAFMTVNMVSGIIAVPLVMRWQRRAGSVRAWVAALLGLDALVFLGMRAAPDLTTLFALRVLDGALHLPAITLLMVAANRLAGPRRGGSLGLLGSSLMFGVAIGSPLGGRLVDRDPMLVYLVGAVIFVLAALISLGISLPRDEQVRQPSRRYEWNTQIQLAWVPLAYAFMDRFVIGVFVSTFTLFLGDVHHATGSQRGLLMALFMVPFALLCWPAGRLADRVGWYRPLVISNVLFGVVFAMYARVPFGMLPLLMVLSGVLSALMFAPNLLLTSEVARRAGDGIFGAFQIAGSVGFLLGPALGGVLVSVLRDAGGAVNYDQIFLLVGVLEGVLALASAVALGRLLRRKALVVRAAGPDAAVTAVPVSR